In the Topomyia yanbarensis strain Yona2022 chromosome 3, ASM3024719v1, whole genome shotgun sequence genome, one interval contains:
- the LOC131687427 gene encoding uncharacterized protein LOC131687427 — protein MARLLTTPNLTEAKAVDLCRAEEIAEKHPVTVESLAVNIVKKMKKNKCKFCGDWHEFAKGVCPALGKNCKRCGGKNHFERVCNVERKKQKKRFKVKKVCDESSDSDEADQESESELESSDSASIGKIYDRSNSGGHVLADLDVFIGDNWQPVRCELDTGANTSLVGQDWLIKMTQQDCPELLPSKYHLRNFGGGHIPVLGEVKIPCRRNGRKYKLILQVVDVKHGPLWSVKVCKHLGFVKFCNSVSFNTPQSEQDFLNIHRIKAQQIVDRHKHIFDGIGKFSGVVSLEIDPEVSPSIQPPRRVPIALRGKLKEELRTLDREGVIVKETRHTEWVSNIVLVKRKEQATDSIRICLDPIPLNKALKRPHLQFTTIDEILPELGKAKVFSTADARKGFWHVVLDEDSSRLTTFWTPFGRYRWTRLPFGIASAPEIFQMKLQEVIQGLPGIECIADDLLIYGSGDTLKEA, from the coding sequence ATGGCCAGGTTGTTGACAACGCCAAATCTAACAGAGGCAAAAGCCGTGGATTTGTGCCGTGCGGAAGAAATAGCTGAAAAGCATCCTGTGACAGTAGAATCACTAGCCGTGAACATagtgaagaaaatgaagaagaaCAAGTGTAAATTCTGCGGTGATTGGCACGAATTTGCCAAAGGTGTATGTCCTGCACTAGGAAAAAATTGTAAACGCTGCGGTGGAAAGAATCATTTCGAAAGAGTATGTAATGTGGAACGCAAGAAACAGAAGAAGAGGTTTAAAGTAAAGAAAGTGTGCGATGAAAGTAGTGATTCGGACGAAGCCGACCAAGAAAGTGAATCAGAGTTAGAAAGTAGTGACAGTGCATCGATTGGTAAAATATATGACAGGTCTAACTCAGGTGGCCACGTTTTGGCGGATTTGGATGTGTTCATTGGAGACAATTGGCAGCCGGTTCGATGCGAACTGGATACTGGTGCCAATACCAGTCTTGTTGGACAGGATTGGCTGATCAAGATGACTCAGCAAGATTGCCCAGAGTTACTGCCATCGAAATATCACCTACGAAATTTCGGTGGAGGTCATATACCCGTTCTAGGAGAGGTAAAAATCCCATGTAGGCGAAATGGACGTAAGTACAAACTCATATTGCAAGTCGTTGACGTCAAACATGGACCTCTTTGGTCTGTCAAAGTATGCAAACATTTGGGCTTTGTTAAGTTCTGCAATTCGGTGTCATTCAACACACCACAATCGGAACAAGACTTCTTGAACATCCACCGTATAAAAGCTCAGCAGATTGTTGACCGACATAAACATATTTTTGATGGAATAGGAAAGTTTTCGGGAGTTGTGTCTCTGGAAATAGATCCGGAAGTATCACCGTCAATTCAACCACCCCGTCGGGTACCAATAGCGTTGCGTGGAAAACTTAAGGAGGAATTGAGAACTTTGGATCGAGAGGGAGTTATTGTAAAAGAGACCCGACATACCGAATGGGTTAGTAATATAGTTTTGGTGAAACGCAAGGAACAGGCAACCGACTCTATTCGTATTTGCTTGGATCCGATTCCCCTAAACAAGGCCCTGAAACGTCCTCATCTGCAGTTTACCACGATTGACGAGATACTACCGGAACTAGGAAAAGCGAAGGTATTTTCCACTGCAGATGCCCGGAAAGGTTTCTGGCATGTGGTGCTTGATGAGGATAGCAGCCGATTAACAACTTTCTGGACGCCGTTTGGTCGGTACCGATGGACGCGTCTTCCTTTTGGGATCGCCTCTGCGCCTGAAATTTTCCAGATGAAACTGCAGGAGGTGATTCAAGGACTCCCAGGAATAGAATGTATTGCCGATGATTTGCTCATATACGGATCGGGAGACACGCTTAAAGAAGCTTAG